The DNA window ACAGAACATGtcattctcctctttctctgcagAACTCATCCTCCGAGCCTGAATCCTATGCAGTCTTTAGCTCTCATCCAGGACGGGAGAAAGGATCTAAAAGCAATGCTAGAGTGATGATGTTGCATGAAAAATAGATGTAACTTGCTGCTCTTCTTGTTCTTACTATTGCTCTTGCCTCTCAGACTCCTGGAACttgggagtgtgtgtacgtgtgtgtgcatgttcgcagtgtgtgtgcgatagtgggtgtgtctttgtatgtgtttgagaCTGAGTGGGAGGGGACTTAATGAAGCAGTGGGACCCCCCAGGTattcctggagcagggcggttGCATCATGCATCATACCATGTCCATGtgttgagagacaaagagagagagagagagaaagagagtgagagagagagagagagagagagagagagagagagagagagggagagagagagacagagagagagagagagagagagagagagagagagagagagagagagagagagagagagagagagagagagagagagagagagagagagagaaagggagatataaagagagaaagatagaaaaagaaagaagaaatggCCACTGGTTGCGCCTAACTTCCACAACAACTCGGTTCCCTGAAACACCCTTGTGCTTGTGTCCATTATTTTTTCCCACACAGCACACCCTTTCCTTCCATAAACAGGTTTTTTTGCATGTCATACCACTTCCTACAAAATGTAGTACATGAATGATAAATTCACTAAAACATTTGCTGAGTTACTTAATAATCAAGTTTTGACAGATTTGTTTTTGAATGGAAAGTGATTACAGTAAACTACCACCGCAATACACATACTGCACTCTGCTGGTGATATAATACACTGCtaacgtgagagagagagacagagaaagagaaagagagagagagagagagagagagagagagagagagagagagagagagagagagagagagagagagagagagagagagagagagagagagaggactcatTAAACACAGATCCTTTGTAATAATTGCTATGGTTGTAACTGAGATAAGGAGCATTGTTTAAAAGTTGGAATAGCTAAACGCGGCTAAGATTGTTGCTAAAACTCAGCAGAACATGGCCTAAGACTTGGTAAAATAATGCATGGGTTTGTATATGCATGTGTTTAAATCATCTGTTGCAATATATGACACATGTTACATTATATGTATACACAAGTAGATAATGTGTGAGACTTAAAACAAGATAAGTCAATAATTAGTGACATTTTATGTGATTTCATGAATGCCATTCAGTCTGTATACAAACACTGCTAACACATCTATAGGTTTATGTGTTGAATGTTAAATTCCATTTTCTTCTGATATACAGCATCATTCACAGATTACCTTAAATACACATTTCTGGTGTTCATTTATTTTTCCATTCTTTAAAAGTTTGCCTCTAAATGCTTTAGCTTCCTACTGtgagtcatttatttgtgatgCGGAATGATCATGTCTCTCTTCATTCTACACTATGTCACCCTAATCTCTACACCACAGGGTCTTCCTTAATGAGGCTGAAGTGTCAATCTTCTCAATGTAATGGGTTACACATAGTCACCTGATTTGCCCTGGCTGTCATTATCTAAGACACAATTAGCAGGAAATGTATCTGCACTGGCTTTCAGGGTTATTCAGTGAAGCAGTTAAATTGCATTAATTGACATGCATTCCATTTACTGGAGCTTCTAATTGTAACTGCAGTTGATCGAGGGCCATAACGTGTGTATCAGAATACTTATTTGCAAATGTACAAATGTAATCAAACTAAATCTATCAGACATTTTCAACTCACAAAGTTGCAACGTAAATAAAAGTCTTCTTCATGTAACTGTCTGTTGCAGATGAGGTTGTTCTCAGCTAACTCTTGAGGATCTTAAAAAAGAAGAGTTTAAAGTTCATGACCTCCATGTGACTTGGCTCAGTGGTAAGAGAGCAACAAGTACCGTACTCACAGTACTGTTTGATATAAATGTTACATCTGCTACCTGCACTTTCTAATATATTGTTGGAGGTGCTTTGCCCAATGCCCATGTAACACTATATCTCCATTGACTTCTCATGGTCACACTAGTAGGTCCCAGTTCTTCATTTCCATTATGCTGCtgataacatgttttttttttctcatccaCTCAAACCATGGAACACATTGTTGTCACAACTTGACAGTTGTTCAATAGGATCTTTGACACAAATCATTGTTAAGCACGCACAGTAAATCTCTCTGCTGCCACACCAGACCTAAatgtatattgtttttattcatGGACCCCAGAAGACTCTTACAGGGCAGCGTAATAATACAACATGTGCTAATACATTTTAATTGGTTCTCACTGAAGGATCCAATTACATGTTATCAAATCAGAAGTCTCTAATACTGGTGATACTTTCAGTGAGCAGTATATTTGACGTatgtgtgtttcctgtctgattatggtatttgtgtgtctgGCCCAGATGATGAGGTGGCCTTTCACACCAGGGAGGGCCCCGTCCTCAAACACAGCCTGAGTGAGAACATCACCTCTGCTCTGCTGGACGGCAGCATCCTGGTGAGGAGCTCCCACACACGTAGCAGGGGATCTGATTGATTGACTAATGTCCCGTTGATTGACTAATGTCAATCAGTCTTGGTTGTGTGATTGGGGGATGCACTTCATCATACACATGGAGGCATCCACAGATGTCACATTGTATTTTTAAAATGATCACTTCGACTTTTTCCACATACATTTCCATTTTTTTCAAAGAACCTGAAGGACACTTCAGGTATATTTTTCTGGCTTACAACTTTAATTACGTTAGTAAAATAATATGGCTAAAGTATAATGAGAGCATTTTTGATTTTTCTCTAAGAGATGTTAGaccataataaataaaaaaaattaattgAATTCTTTAATTACTGTCATGTGCAGGTGTATAATGCACTTACTTTAGTTCTCAGTGATTAATAAAGTATGTCAGTACAACTCGATGTCTCGAATTGTGTCAGGGAGTTCAGGGGCCAATGGCACGCTTCAAAGAATTAGTGTGCTTCCATGCGTACTCCTGTACCACTGCTGCTCACAGTGTGTCACAAAAGTACTTATGTCAAAATAAGGTGGATATCTCTGTATGTTGTTTGGATGGTCCAAATTGTTTTGGTTCTGGCATGTTGACGGGCACCTACCATTGGCGTCCTATTGCCTACGTCACCACATTTTACCGAATAAGATGGAACAGCGTGGAACAGCCACATCTTTGTAGCGGTGGCTAAAGTCTGCAATAAACAGGTAACTTCAAACTTTGAAGTTTATTAAACCATGGTTAAAATGCATACTTGATAAAATATTGGGCTAGAAGTATTGTGTTTGGCTTTTCCCATTCATTAAATTCGGAAAGGCTATCTAGGCTACTGCTGGGTGAGAACTGTGTTTAAAGGTTTCGACTGGCACTTAACTTGTGGTtcaccgtctcaatcaggtctTCCAATTTTATGAAGATGTCACTTAACTTTTTGATTCAGATAAAGATGAGGAGCCCACAGTTGATCGTCCAATGCGTGATGCTTCTTCTCCTGGCCAACCACATCCAAACAGCCAGGCAAGGGCAGGATATCAGATGTGGTGGTAGGTTTCGAGGCTACCGTATTTTCAGAGCCGTACAATATCTTGGCTTCTTTTATCTTTTTTTAAACCCATTCATGAGACTGGCTTTAAACAACCATTATTTTAAACCGTGTATATTTTGCCAATCAGCTTGCAGGGCTTTAGTGGATGAAATGGAATGGGCAATATCCCAAGTTGATCCCAAGAAAATGATCCAGACAGGATCCTTTAGAATCAACCCAGATGGCAGCCAATCTATTAGAGAGGTAAGGACAAGACTACCTTGGTACAACAGATCCTGGTATAAGTACAAAAGTAGTTTGATTACAATCCTTATTGTAATAAGTTGATGTCCCTAGTTCTTCTGCATCCCTGTCTTTTTTGTTTGCAGGTGCCTCTCGCCCGCTCTGAGGGTAACCTCCTGGAGttgatggaggaggtgtgtgagaggatgAAGGACTATGGGGAACGTGTGGATCCTACCACAAGCAGGAAGACCTATGAGAGGGTCACATCTCGAGATGGAAAAGCCATGGACCTCTCAGAGGCCAAACTGGATTCAAGAGTTAGCTCCAGTCTGAAATATGCTGTGAGTAGTCGGTTTTCTGATCTCAATATCAAATTGCATTTTTAAGTGCATccatattcatttatttatttaatcttcCCTTCAGTGTGAGACAATTGTTGAACAACACGAAGACGAGATCATTGAATTCTTTGCCCATCAATCGGATAATGTTAAAGACAAACTCTGCAGCAAGAGAACAGGTATGCTCTCTTTTTGTAATCTTCTATGAAATGGACTTGTATGCATTTAACTATTTACTTGGAATAACAATAAAGGTAATCAAAAGTAAAATGTGAAATGGAAGAAGTAACTAGAGTAGCACTGACCAAGAAAACAACACATTTAACGTGGAGTCAGGACTGCGTGTAACAGTATGAGGTTTTATTTGCTGTATGATTTTCTTTATAGATCTCTGTGATCATGCCTTGAAAATGCATCATGATGAGCTCTGACCGAACACAGATCTACCTTCTAAGGGGGGCACTAACCCCTCTGGCAGTACGGGCTTAGCCCATCCCTGGACATTGCCCATCCTCAGATGCATATCTTTGTAAAATGAACATAAATGTTTGGATTGTAATATCAGCTCCATTAACTAGGTACAAGCAAAGGGTATATACTACCTCTCAGTGTTATAAGGACATCTTTGATATCTTGGACATTTAACATGAGCAAACCAATCTTGTATGTCAAATGGTTGTTTATCGAGCCATGTAATTTGAAGTCACTGAAGCTACACAATAATTTCATATGAGAGTCTTTGTTATTAGATTGATTCTTTAAGCAAATATATGTAAAAAGATGCATAAATTTCATTTGATAGACTTCTCGATTCAATATACTTGTATTCCACAAGAATAACTTGAACAATTAATGGGGAATTCTGTTAATGTGAACTTATTTCACTACATATCCccaaaatgtattattgttgGTGGTTTGTCTCATTTTGTATGTTCTTGCCTCTTTTTTATGGAAATATATCTCAACATCAATTCGATTACAGTATTTAATTATGGCTGTTATTTTTCCTGATTGATGCACTTATTATTTCTGGCCATTCACATTAACTAACAAAATAACAAATGTACGACAAACTTTCAATTTGATAATTCTAAAACATCCATATGAGTGAAACTATATTCAGGCACATGTAGCTGTTCTCAGATTATCACTGACGATCTACGTCACATA is part of the Hypomesus transpacificus isolate Combined female chromosome 9, fHypTra1, whole genome shotgun sequence genome and encodes:
- the cnpy2 gene encoding protein canopy homolog 2: MRSPQLIVQCVMLLLLANHIQTARQGQDIRCGACRALVDEMEWAISQVDPKKMIQTGSFRINPDGSQSIREVPLARSEGNLLELMEEVCERMKDYGERVDPTTSRKTYERVTSRDGKAMDLSEAKLDSRVSSSLKYACETIVEQHEDEIIEFFAHQSDNVKDKLCSKRTDLCDHALKMHHDEL